In Kocuria turfanensis, a single genomic region encodes these proteins:
- a CDS encoding FABP family protein, producing the protein MPIEIPSDLTPELVPFAWLLGAWEGDGFMGYGEVEQRPFRQRVTFEQNGLPFLEYRAETTLLDEEGQPMRPATVEQGFWQLDRTLEDGDVGPGMLPPDLVPVLKGAEDVERLRNGDGGFDVLVTLTHPGGIAELYVGQIKGPRIDLATDAVVRARGAKEYSSSTRMYGLVHGDLFWAWDMAAFGEPLATHASAQLKKIG; encoded by the coding sequence GTGCCGATCGAGATCCCCTCGGATCTGACTCCCGAGCTCGTCCCGTTCGCCTGGCTGCTGGGCGCCTGGGAGGGCGACGGCTTCATGGGCTACGGCGAGGTCGAGCAGCGGCCCTTCCGGCAGCGGGTGACCTTCGAGCAGAACGGCCTGCCGTTCCTCGAGTACCGGGCCGAGACCACGCTCCTCGACGAGGAGGGGCAGCCGATGCGCCCGGCCACCGTGGAGCAGGGCTTCTGGCAGCTCGACCGCACCCTGGAGGACGGCGACGTCGGTCCCGGCATGCTCCCGCCGGACCTCGTGCCGGTGCTCAAGGGCGCCGAGGACGTCGAACGGCTGCGCAACGGTGACGGCGGCTTCGACGTCCTGGTGACCCTCACGCACCCCGGTGGCATCGCCGAGCTCTACGTCGGACAGATCAAGGGCCCCCGCATCGACCTCGCCACGGACGCCGTGGTGCGCGCCCGGGGCGCCAAGGAGTACAGCTCCTCGACCCGGATGTACGGCCTGGTCCACGGCGACCTGTTCTGGGCCTGGGACATGGCCGCCTTCGGCGAGCCGCTGGCCACGCACGCCTCCGCCCAGCTCAAGAAGATCGGCTGA
- a CDS encoding response regulator transcription factor produces MFQILMLTDADGPSASVLPALDLLNHRVTVAPTRTVSGSLDGRHPDVVLLDGRTDLITARNLAQLLTTKGLSAPLLMVLTEGGMAAVAANWMVDDVVLDTAGPAEVEARLRLASSRTAEAPEDDTRIRAGSVVIDDAAYSAHVNGQPLNLTYKEFELLKFLAQHSGRVFTRAQLLSEVWGYDYYGGTRTVDVHVRRLRAKLGADHEHLITTVRNVGYSFATSRSREH; encoded by the coding sequence GTGTTCCAGATCCTGATGCTGACCGACGCGGACGGTCCCTCGGCATCGGTGCTGCCGGCCCTCGACCTGCTCAACCACCGGGTGACGGTCGCCCCGACCCGCACCGTCTCGGGCAGCCTCGACGGCCGCCACCCCGACGTCGTGCTGCTGGACGGGCGCACCGACCTGATCACCGCGCGCAACCTCGCGCAGCTGCTCACCACGAAGGGCCTGTCGGCGCCGCTGCTGATGGTCCTCACGGAGGGCGGGATGGCCGCGGTGGCCGCGAACTGGATGGTCGACGACGTGGTGCTCGACACCGCCGGCCCGGCCGAGGTGGAGGCCCGGCTGCGCCTGGCCTCCTCCCGCACGGCCGAGGCCCCCGAGGACGACACCCGGATCCGCGCGGGCTCGGTGGTCATCGACGACGCCGCCTACTCCGCCCACGTCAACGGCCAGCCGCTGAACCTGACCTACAAGGAGTTCGAGCTGCTGAAGTTCCTGGCCCAGCACTCCGGACGGGTCTTCACCCGCGCGCAGCTGCTGAGCGAGGTGTGGGGCTACGACTACTACGGCGGCACCCGCACCGTGGACGTGCACGTGCGGCGACTGCGGGCCAAGCTGGGTGCTGACCACGAGCACCTGATCACCACGGTGCGTAACGTGGGCTACAGCTTCGCCACGAGCCGGAGCCGGGAGCACTGA
- the mshD gene encoding mycothiol synthase, with translation MPQSVPYELERPAVAPVEEITGLASRAEAADGDPPFSDQTLVDLRTAPGGRVRTVLVRASGGQLLGAAVRVHEPDDGAALVELVVDPGHRRGGIGAALAVALAEETAGTVRAWAHGGHPAAAALAARHGLVPVRDLHRLLRPLGDAPDLPLPEAMPAGYRLRAFEPGRDEDEWLRVNAAAFAGHPEQGRMTLEDLRQREAEPWFDPAGFLLAVRSGEPGTVAGFHWTKVHPGDGERPALGEVYAVGVAPEHQGTGLGRALTAAGVNHLARQGLGEVMLYVDGDNTAALRLYERLGFRPWHLDVMYARDVPA, from the coding sequence ATGCCCCAGTCCGTGCCGTACGAGCTCGAGCGCCCGGCCGTCGCGCCGGTCGAGGAGATCACCGGCCTCGCCTCCCGGGCCGAGGCCGCGGACGGCGACCCGCCGTTCTCCGACCAGACGCTCGTGGACCTGCGGACCGCGCCCGGCGGGCGGGTGCGCACCGTCCTCGTACGGGCCTCCGGCGGGCAGCTGCTCGGGGCCGCGGTGCGTGTCCACGAGCCCGACGACGGCGCCGCGCTCGTGGAGCTCGTGGTGGACCCCGGGCACCGCCGCGGCGGGATCGGGGCAGCGCTGGCCGTGGCCCTGGCCGAGGAGACCGCGGGCACGGTCCGGGCGTGGGCCCACGGCGGCCACCCAGCGGCGGCGGCGCTGGCCGCCCGGCACGGGCTGGTGCCGGTGCGCGACCTGCACCGCCTGCTCCGCCCGCTGGGCGACGCGCCCGACCTTCCCCTGCCCGAGGCGATGCCCGCCGGCTACCGGCTGCGCGCCTTCGAGCCCGGCCGGGACGAGGACGAGTGGCTGCGCGTCAACGCCGCCGCGTTCGCCGGCCACCCCGAGCAGGGCCGGATGACCCTCGAGGACCTCCGGCAGCGGGAGGCCGAGCCCTGGTTCGACCCCGCGGGGTTCCTGCTGGCGGTCCGGTCCGGGGAGCCGGGCACCGTGGCCGGCTTCCACTGGACCAAGGTCCACCCCGGCGACGGCGAGCGCCCCGCCCTGGGCGAGGTCTACGCCGTGGGCGTCGCCCCGGAGCACCAGGGCACCGGCCTGGGCCGGGCCCTGACCGCCGCGGGGGTCAACCACCTCGCCCGACAGGGTCTGGGCGAGGTCATGCTCTACGTGGACGGCGACAACACCGCGGCGCTGCGGCTGTACGAGCGGCTGGGCTTCCGGCCCTGGCACCTCGACGTGATGTACGCCCGCGACGTCCCCGCCTGA
- a CDS encoding RNA degradosome polyphosphate kinase codes for MTTHQQDAPQPAPAPHPAAPPEAEPAAAAAADGAAELADAARGHGDRDRIDDPVPAARQVLEGAHGPERFLDREASWVAFNTRVLELAEDPDLFLLERVHFLSIVASNLDEFFMVRVAGLKRRIATGIARPAASGHSPAEQMATIAVRAHELQERHARAFHDLVRPELAREDIHLIGWEDLDGPTRERLTRDFHRKVFPILTPLAVDPAHPFPYISGLSLNLAVMVRNPQSGKRLFARVKVPDQLPRLLSVDGSSATRPPHGQARFIPLEDVIAQHLDDLFPGMEVEEHQVFRVTRNEDLEVEEDDAENLLQALEKELLRRRFGPAVRLEVTDSISAEVLELLVSELGIDESEIYRLPAPLDLRGLAVIAAVDRPELHYPRHVAHTSRYLNAAETAKAADVFAATRSRDVLLHHPYDSFATSVQAFLEQAAADPKVQAIKQTLYRTSGDSPIVDALIDAAEAGKQVLALVEIKARFDEQANISWARKLEQAGVHVVYGIVGLKTHCKLSLVVRQDDQGLRRYVHIGTGNYHPSTARFYEDLGLLTCDPEVGEDVSRLFNQLSGYAPKTTFQRLLVAPRSVRSGLIDLVEAEIRHHRAGRKARIQVKCNSIVDEAVIDALYRASQAGVPVDVVVRGICALRPGVPGLSENIRVRSVLGRFLEHSRVFAFCNAGEPLVYIGSADMMHRNLDRRVETLVRITDPQQAEALVRLLARYASDATSSWHLGADGVWTRHHRDAEGRPLVDVQEHLLRSRALGRPTI; via the coding sequence ATGACCACGCACCAGCAGGACGCCCCGCAGCCCGCGCCGGCCCCGCACCCGGCCGCACCCCCGGAGGCCGAGCCGGCGGCGGCGGCGGCCGCCGACGGCGCCGCCGAGCTGGCCGACGCCGCCCGCGGCCACGGGGACCGCGACCGGATCGACGACCCCGTGCCCGCCGCCCGGCAGGTGCTCGAGGGCGCCCACGGACCCGAGCGCTTCCTCGACCGGGAGGCGAGCTGGGTCGCCTTCAACACCCGGGTCCTGGAGCTGGCGGAGGATCCGGACCTGTTCCTGCTGGAGCGGGTGCACTTCCTGTCCATCGTGGCCTCCAACCTGGACGAGTTCTTCATGGTCCGGGTGGCCGGGCTCAAGCGGCGCATCGCCACGGGCATCGCCCGGCCCGCGGCCTCGGGGCACTCCCCCGCGGAGCAGATGGCCACCATCGCGGTGCGCGCCCACGAGCTGCAGGAGCGCCACGCGCGGGCCTTCCACGACCTGGTGCGCCCGGAGCTGGCCCGGGAGGACATCCACCTCATCGGCTGGGAGGACCTCGACGGCCCCACCCGGGAGCGGCTCACCCGGGACTTCCACCGCAAGGTCTTCCCGATCCTCACGCCGCTGGCGGTGGACCCGGCCCACCCGTTCCCCTACATCTCCGGGCTCAGCCTCAACCTGGCCGTGATGGTCCGCAACCCGCAGTCGGGCAAGCGGCTGTTCGCCCGCGTCAAGGTCCCGGACCAGCTGCCCCGGCTGCTCTCGGTGGACGGGTCGAGCGCGACCCGCCCGCCGCACGGGCAGGCCCGCTTCATCCCGCTCGAGGACGTCATCGCCCAGCACCTGGACGACCTGTTCCCCGGGATGGAGGTCGAGGAGCACCAGGTGTTCCGGGTGACCCGCAACGAGGACCTGGAGGTCGAGGAGGACGACGCCGAGAACCTGCTGCAGGCCCTGGAGAAGGAGCTGCTGCGCCGCCGCTTCGGCCCGGCGGTGCGCCTGGAGGTCACGGACAGCATCAGCGCGGAGGTGCTCGAGCTGCTGGTCTCCGAGCTGGGCATCGACGAGTCCGAGATCTACCGGCTGCCCGCCCCGCTGGACCTGCGCGGGCTGGCGGTCATCGCCGCCGTCGACCGCCCGGAGCTGCACTATCCCCGCCACGTGGCCCACACCTCCCGCTACCTCAACGCCGCGGAGACCGCGAAGGCCGCCGACGTCTTCGCCGCGACCCGGTCCCGGGACGTGCTGCTGCACCACCCCTACGACTCCTTCGCCACCAGCGTGCAGGCCTTCCTCGAGCAGGCCGCCGCGGACCCGAAGGTCCAGGCGATCAAGCAGACCCTGTACCGCACCTCCGGGGACTCCCCGATCGTGGACGCGCTCATCGACGCCGCCGAGGCCGGCAAGCAGGTCCTGGCGCTGGTGGAGATCAAGGCCCGCTTCGACGAGCAGGCCAACATCTCCTGGGCCCGCAAGCTCGAGCAGGCCGGGGTGCACGTGGTCTACGGCATCGTGGGGCTGAAGACCCACTGCAAGCTCTCGCTCGTGGTGCGCCAGGACGACCAGGGGCTGCGCCGCTACGTGCACATCGGCACCGGCAACTACCACCCCTCCACCGCGCGCTTCTACGAGGACCTGGGGCTGCTCACCTGCGACCCGGAGGTCGGGGAGGACGTCTCGCGGCTGTTCAACCAGCTCTCCGGCTACGCCCCGAAGACCACCTTCCAGCGCCTGCTGGTGGCCCCCCGCTCGGTGCGCTCCGGGCTGATCGACCTGGTCGAGGCCGAGATCCGCCACCACCGGGCCGGCCGGAAGGCCCGGATCCAGGTCAAGTGCAACTCCATCGTGGACGAGGCCGTCATCGACGCCCTGTACCGGGCCTCCCAGGCCGGGGTGCCGGTGGACGTGGTGGTGCGCGGGATCTGCGCCCTGCGCCCGGGGGTGCCGGGGCTGAGCGAGAACATCCGGGTCCGCTCGGTGCTGGGCCGGTTCCTGGAGCACTCGCGGGTGTTCGCGTTCTGCAACGCCGGGGAGCCGCTGGTCTACATCGGCTCGGCGGACATGATGCACCGCAACCTGGACCGCCGGGTGGAGACCCTCGTGCGGATCACCGACCCGCAGCAGGCCGAGGCGCTGGTGCGGCTGCTCGCCCGGTACGCCTCGGACGCCACGAGCAGCTGGCACCTGGGCGCGGACGGGGTGTGGACCCGTCACCACCGGGACGCCGAGGGGCGCCCGCTGGTGGACGTCCAGGAGCACCTCCTGCGCAGCCGGGCCCTGGGCCGCCCCACGATCTGA
- a CDS encoding NUDIX hydrolase, with translation MPRTAEKTAPRTTGNNTTGNTTGNNTTGTTAGRTPGKTTDETSGRSNGKSPEKSAEKSAGKTAGSTAGRAAPRDGGTSARPADVLAAGCLCWRRAGTGVEVLLIHRPRYDDWSFPKGKQDAGETLPETAHREVGEEIGLLPRLGVPLPTIRYGVKDGVKDVRYWAAEFGPGARPVPDGREVDEVRWTDPKTAARILTNPSDLEPLAALVDLHARGDLATRPAIVVRHAKAKPRSSWSRAEGDRPLAATGKRQALAVTRLLRAWSPERIVTSPWLRCLSTVVPYARKAGVTVRERPQLTEASHKRHPKKAAAVVQTLFDKDVPAALCTHRPVLPTVLKVLARHMPPELAEQLPAKDPYLSPGEMIVLQISRRHRRRVVSVELVKPFDD, from the coding sequence ATGCCCAGGACCGCCGAGAAGACCGCTCCGAGGACCACCGGGAACAACACCACCGGGAACACCACCGGGAACAACACCACCGGGACGACCGCCGGGAGGACGCCGGGGAAGACCACCGACGAGACGTCCGGGAGGTCCAACGGGAAGTCCCCGGAGAAGTCCGCCGAGAAGTCCGCCGGGAAGACCGCCGGGAGCACTGCGGGGCGGGCCGCTCCGCGGGACGGCGGGACGTCCGCGCGCCCCGCCGACGTGCTGGCGGCGGGGTGCCTGTGCTGGCGCCGGGCGGGCACCGGGGTGGAGGTGCTCCTCATCCACCGCCCCCGCTACGACGACTGGTCCTTCCCGAAGGGCAAGCAGGACGCCGGCGAGACGCTGCCCGAGACCGCCCACCGGGAGGTGGGCGAGGAGATCGGCCTGCTCCCGCGCCTGGGCGTTCCGCTGCCCACGATCCGCTACGGCGTCAAGGACGGCGTCAAGGACGTGCGCTACTGGGCGGCGGAGTTCGGCCCGGGCGCCCGGCCCGTGCCCGACGGGCGCGAGGTCGACGAGGTCCGCTGGACGGACCCCAAGACGGCGGCCCGGATCCTCACCAACCCCTCCGACCTCGAGCCCCTGGCCGCGCTCGTGGACCTGCACGCCCGCGGCGACCTCGCCACCCGCCCGGCGATCGTGGTGCGCCACGCCAAGGCCAAGCCGCGTTCGTCGTGGTCCCGGGCCGAGGGCGACCGGCCGCTGGCCGCGACCGGGAAGCGGCAGGCGCTCGCCGTCACCCGGCTCCTGCGGGCGTGGTCCCCCGAGCGGATCGTCACCTCCCCCTGGCTGCGCTGCCTGTCCACCGTGGTGCCCTACGCCCGCAAGGCCGGGGTCACCGTGCGGGAGCGGCCCCAGCTGACCGAGGCCTCCCACAAGCGCCACCCCAAGAAGGCCGCCGCGGTGGTGCAGACCCTGTTCGACAAGGACGTCCCGGCCGCGCTGTGCACCCACCGCCCGGTGCTGCCGACCGTCCTCAAGGTGCTCGCCCGGCACATGCCCCCCGAGCTCGCCGAGCAGCTGCCCGCCAAGGACCCGTACCTGTCCCCGGGCGAGATGATCGTGCTCCAGATCTCCCGCCGGCACCGCCGGCGGGTGGTCTCGGTGGAGCTCGTGAAGCCCTTCGACGACTGA